GGGAATTCCCGTGCGCCCTCCTCCGAGATACCGAAGTATCTCAATATTCGGATTACTTGCCGATGCGGCTGCCGAAACGCTTCTTGAAGCGATCCACACGTCCACCGGTGGTAGCTTGTTTTTGCTTGCCAGTGTAGAAAGGGTGGCACTGGGAGCATACGTCGATCTGCAGGTCTTTACCCAGGGTAGAGCGGGTCTTGACTACGTTGCCACAGGAGCAAGTGGCAGAGATTTCAGTGTAGTTCGGATGGATATCTGCTTTCATGATTGCCTCATTTCGAAACCGC
This DNA window, taken from Microbulbifer sp. GL-2, encodes the following:
- the rpmE gene encoding 50S ribosomal protein L31, which codes for MKADIHPNYTEISATCSCGNVVKTRSTLGKDLQIDVCSQCHPFYTGKQKQATTGGRVDRFKKRFGSRIGK